One Succinispira mobilis DSM 6222 genomic window carries:
- a CDS encoding Asp23/Gls24 family envelope stress response protein, whose protein sequence is MDVYALVGQSGTGKSHRALMVAYENYADGIIDDGLLIKDTKILAGYSAKNEQNKIQAVKRAIFSEENHVQEVKYALETGNFKRILILGTSINMVNRIANRLNLPKPSKYIFIEDVASSKEISKARHARLKEGKHIIPVPTMELKPHFSGYLIDPLIVLFKKNKLNRKKLGEKSIVRPAFSYYGKILVEDAALEDIIKLELRENSAVDTVSSLEIMRWDENSSLAIKITLNIIYGKYLPAVGKEIQYTIKDKLEYFTGMYVHNVDIVVDRLIKESNNTMEEI, encoded by the coding sequence ATGGATGTTTATGCTTTAGTAGGTCAAAGTGGAACAGGCAAAAGTCATCGTGCATTGATGGTAGCCTACGAAAATTATGCCGATGGTATTATTGATGACGGGCTTTTGATAAAAGATACTAAAATTTTAGCAGGATATTCTGCTAAAAATGAACAAAACAAAATACAAGCAGTTAAAAGAGCTATATTTTCAGAAGAAAACCACGTACAAGAAGTAAAGTATGCTCTTGAGACAGGAAATTTTAAGCGAATATTAATTTTAGGTACTTCCATAAATATGGTAAATAGAATTGCAAATCGTTTAAATTTACCTAAACCAAGTAAATATATATTTATAGAAGATGTTGCATCCTCGAAGGAAATAAGTAAAGCAAGACATGCTCGTCTTAAAGAAGGAAAACATATAATTCCTGTACCAACAATGGAACTGAAACCACATTTTTCAGGGTACTTAATTGACCCGTTGATTGTGTTATTTAAAAAAAATAAACTTAATAGAAAAAAGCTAGGAGAAAAATCAATTGTACGACCTGCTTTTAGTTATTATGGGAAAATTTTAGTTGAAGATGCTGCTCTAGAAGATATAATAAAACTTGAATTAAGAGAAAATTCAGCAGTTGATACAGTTAGCAGTTTAGAAATTATGCGTTGGGACGAAAACAGTTCTTTGGCAATCAAAATTACTTTGAATATAATCTATGGTAAGTATTTACCTGCGGTTGGAAAAGAGATACAATATACGATAAAGGACAAACTTGAATATTTTACGGGCATGTATGTACATAACGTTGATATCGTTGTGGACCGTTTAATTAAAGAGTCTAAT